A window from Balaenoptera musculus isolate JJ_BM4_2016_0621 chromosome 8, mBalMus1.pri.v3, whole genome shotgun sequence encodes these proteins:
- the CDHR5 gene encoding cadherin-related family member 5 isoform X5, with protein MGTWALLLPLLVAAAQAQVCSVNKTFFEVKENTSPGLHLLDIYVPEGQQVTLGPSSTRFAFRIQGTQLFLNVTPDYEENSRLQAVLECKRDDTVVTQLRVFVSVLDANDNPPRFPFVVKVQRVPEDTKVKAVVIPETELKAQDLDRNDILFYTLQEVTPGASGFFSLVGANRPELRLDRSLDFDRWPNMTFQLLVRDTREENVEPSHTATATLVLEVQPADLRPPWFLPCTYSDGFVCIHAQYHRAVPTGHTLSGPLILHPGPIYAVDGDRGINQPIVYSIIGGNEDGLFSIDANTGNLTVTKSIPSPKTFFLLVKGEQADHARYSVTQVTVEARAAGGSPPRFPQSLYRGAVALGSGVGVAVRDAAAPSQPLRIRAQDPEFPDLNSAITYRITNNSDFRMDGEAVLTGASLVHAGVFYAEVEANNTVTSGTATAVVEVRVSEQEPTPTAGTSGTGGGSTTVDGRPSGGPAEDRRFSVVEMAALGGVLGALLLLALIALTVLVHKHYGHRLKCCCGKALEPQPQGFDNQAFLNNPDEANWAPAPSPSSSPAPPAPPEPAPPEPKPPSPETLRRVPESPAVALDGDGPAAVRSILTKERRPEGGYKAVWFGEDIGAEADVVVLNTPASEVDGAGNEGSEGSGDEGAEVGLRGGAQRAPGSDSIYL; from the exons ATGGGGACTTGGGCCCTGCTGCTCCCTCTGCTTGTGGCTGCGGCCCAGGCCCAGG TCTGCTCTGTGAACAAGACCTTCTTCGAAGTCAAGGAGAACACGAGTCCCGGGCTGCACCTCCTCGACATCTACGTCCCTGAGGGCCAGCAGGTGACCCTCGGACCCTCGTCCACCCGTTTCGCATTTCGGATCCAGGGGACTCAGCTGTTTCTCAATGTGACCCCGGACTACGAG GAGAACTCAAGGCTGCAAGCAGTCCTGGAGTGCAAGAGGGATGACACTGTG gtgaCCCAGCTGAGGGTGTTCGTCTCAGTGCTGGATGCCAACGACAACCCGCCCAGGTTCCCCTTTGTAGTCAAGGTCCAAAGGGTGCCAGAG GACACTAAAGTGAAGGCCGTCGTCATCCCCGAGACAGAGCTGAAGGCCCAGGACCTCGACAGAAATGACATCCTGTTCTACACCCTCCAGGAAGTGACCCCG ggtgCCAGCGGCTTCTTCTCTTTGGTGGGTGCGAACCGCCCAGAGCTGCGGCTGGACCGGTCACTGGACTTCGACAGGTGGCCGAACATGACCTTCCAGCTGCTGGTCCGG GACACGCGAGAGGAGAACGTGGAGCCCAGCCACACGGCCACGGCCACATTGGTCCTGGAGGTGCAGCCCGCCGACCTGCGGCCCCCCTGGTTCCTGCCCTGCACGTACTCTGACGGTTTTGTCTGCATCCACGCCCAGTACCACAGAGCTGTGCCCACAGGCCACACACTG TCAGGACCCCTCATCCTGCATCCTGGGCCCATCTACGCCGTGGACGGGGACCGGGGCATCAATCAACCCATCGTGTACAGCATCATCGGGG GAAACGAGGATGGCTTGTTCTCCATTGATGCCAACACAGGCAACCTCACCGTGACCAAGAGCATTCCCAGCCCCAAGACGTTCTTTCTGCTGGTCAAG GGCGAGCAGGCGGATCACGCCAGATACTCGGTGACCCAGGTCACGGTGGAGGCCCGGGCCGCCGGTGGGAGCCCGCCCCGCTTCCCCCAGAGCCTGTACCGCGGCGCTGTGGCGCTCGGCTCTGGGGTGGGCGTGGCCGTCAGGGATgcagctgccccctcccagcctctgagGATCCGGGCCCAGGATCCTGAGTTCCCA GACCTCAACTCGGCCATCACGTATCGGATCACCAACAACTCTGACTTCAGAATGGACGGGGAGGCCGTGCTGACTGGCGCTTCACTGGTGCACGCCGGGGTCTTCTATGCAGAG GTTGAGGCCAACAACACGGTGACCTCAGGCACAGCGACCGCGGTCGTGGAGGTTCGAGTCTCAGAACAGGAACCCACCCCCACAG CAGGGACGTCCGGGACCGGAGGAGGCAGCACGACAGTGGACGGCAGGCCAAGTGGAGGCCCCGCTGAGGACCGGCGCTTCTCGGTGGTGGAGATGGCGGCGCTGGGCGGGGTGCTGGGCGCGCTGCTGCTTCTGGCGCTGATTGCCCTCACGGTGCTCGTCCACAAGCACTATGGCCACCGACTCAAGTGCTGCTGCGGCAAAGCGCTG gagccccagccccagggcttTGACAACCAGGCCTTCCTCAACAACCCCGACGAGGCCAACTGGGCGCCAGCTCCTAGCCCCTCATCCAGTCCCGCCCCGCCGGCTCCCCCAGAGCCTGCACCCCCAGAACCCAAGCCCCCCAGCCCGGAGACCCTCCGCCGAGTCCCCGAGTCCCCTGCGGTGGCCCTGGATGGGGACGGCCCGGCAGCTGTGAGGTCCATCCTGACCAAGGAGCGGCGGCCTGAGGGTGGCTACAAGGCGGTGTGGTTCGGCGAGGACATCGGGGCCGAGGCCGATGTGGTGGTCCTCAACACGCCTGCCTCGGAAGTAGACGGTGCTGGCAACGAGGGCAGCGAGGGCAGCGGCGACGAGGGCGCAGAGGTGGGCCTGCGCGGGGGCGCCCAGCGCGCGCCTGGCTCCGACTCCATCTACCTCTAG